A single region of the Triticum dicoccoides isolate Atlit2015 ecotype Zavitan chromosome 2B, WEW_v2.0, whole genome shotgun sequence genome encodes:
- the LOC119360621 gene encoding pentatricopeptide repeat-containing protein At4g32430, mitochondrial produces MPLRRLQAPRHERAAATLSSAAAHHLFDRIPRPSRGRTPLSCPRAGHSVPALVSSPAAFSAAIASSGRATLPALHALAVASGLDAFAFVSNSLAARYAKTGSFPLAARVFRTARARDVSSYNTMLSALPDPAEALAFASWMLRSGDVRPDAITFTVALSLAAGRGEGGLGIARQLHALASRAGLAADVFVGNALVTAYSRGGLLGAARRAFEEMPARDLVSWNAMICGLAQDGGCPAEVVRLFLRMLRDDAVRPDRISVCSVIPACGDEGKLELGRQVHGLGVKLGVDGHVSIGNVLVAMYYKCGAPTCGRKLLQSMGERDVISWTTIISMDEDEDAIAMFNGMRRDGVSPNEVTFVALMSALPAGCPARDGQMIHAVCLKTGVSDKAAASNSLITMYAKLRRMDDARTVFDLMPRRETIAWNALISGYAQNERCSDALEAFSWMVKCLRPDETTFASVISAVTGVETVSMAYGEAYHCQAMKLGLGASEYVSGTLIDMYAKRGSLEESGKVFDGTAHRSLIAWTAMIAANAKHGSYDAVMGLFDDMVRSGVDPDGVVLLSVLTACRYKGEVGTGKEIFDSMAAEHCVEPWPEHYACVVDMLGRAGRLEEAEELMMQMPSGPSISALQSLLGACRIHGNADMAERVADVLTESEPAESGAYVLLSNIYAEKGDWGGVAKVRRQMRERGVRKEIGFSWVDFGAGTGESTHLHKFSSDDTTHPRTEEIYRVAEGLGWEMKLLKDHLRMETESVS; encoded by the coding sequence ATGCCGCTGCGGCGGCTGCAAGCCCCTCGCCACGAGCGCGCCGCGGCCACGCTCTCCTCGGCGGCCGCGCACCACCTGTTCGACAGAATCCCTCGCCCAAGCCGCGGCAGGACGCCTCTCTCCTGCCCCCGCGCGGGGCACTCCGTCCCCGCCCTCGTCTCGTCCCCCGCCGCGTTCTCGGCTGCCATCGCGTCGTCCGGCCGGGCCACCCTCCCGGCGCTCCACGCGCTCGCCGTCGCCTCGGGCCTCGACGCCTTCGCCTTCGTGTCCAACTCCCTCGCCGCCCGCTACGCCAAGACCGGCTCCTTCCCCTTGGCCGCCAGGGTGTTCCGCACCGCCCGGGCGAGGGATGTCAGCTCCTACAACACCATGCTCTCCGCGTTGCCGGACCCGGCCGAGGCGCTCGCGTTCGCGTCCTGGATGCTCCGGTCGGGGGACGTGCGGCCCGACGCCATCACTTTCACCGTCGCGCTGTCGCTCGCCGCCGGCCGCGGGGAGGGCGGCCTTGGGATAGCTCGGCAGCTCCACGCGCTGGCGTCGCGGGCCGGGCTCGCCGCCGACGTGTTCGTCGGCAACGCGCTCGTCACGGCCTACTCCCGGGGAGGGCTCCTCGGCGCGGCCAGGAGGGCGTTCGAGGAGATGCCGGCGCGGGACCTGGTCTCCTGGAACGCGATGATCTGCGGGCTCGCGCAGGACGGCGGCTGCCCAGCGGAGGTGGTCCGGCTGTTCCTGCGGATGCTCAGGGACGACGCCGTCCGGCCCGACCGGATATCCGTGTGCAGCGTGATCCCGGCGTGTGGCGACGAGGGGAAGCTCGAGCTTGGCCGGCAAGTCCACGGCCTCGGGGTGAAGCTGGGCGTCGACGGCCACGTCTCCATCGGCAACGTGCTCGTCGCCATGTACTACAAGTGCGGCGCTCCAACCTGCGGCCGGAAGCTCTTGCAGTCCATGGGCGAGCGCGACGTGATCTCGTGGACCACAATCATTTCaatggacgaggacgaggacgccatCGCGATGTTCAATGGCATGCGGCGAGACGGCGTGTCGCCGAACGAGGTCACCTTCGTGGCGCTCATGTCGGCGCTGCCGGCAGGGTGCCCGGCGAGGGACGGGCAGATGATCCACGCGGTGTGCCTCAAGACCGGCGTCTCCGACAAGGCCGCCGCGTCCAACAGCCTCATCACCATGTACGCGAAGCTGCGGCGCATGGACGATGCGCGGACGGTGTTCGACCTCATGCCTCGCCGGGAGACCATCGCTTGGAATGCCCTGATCTCAGGCTACGCGCAGAACGAGCGGTGCAGCGACGCTCTGGAGGCCTTCTCGTGGATGGTCAAGTGCTTGAGACCCGACGAGACCACGTTCGCAAGCGTCATCAGCGCGGTCACCGGCGTCGAGACGGTCTCCATGGCCTACGGCGAGGCGTACCACTGCCAGGCAATGAAGCTTGGGCTCGGCGCCAGCGAGTATGTCTCCGGCACCCTCATCGACATGTACGCGAAGCGCGGCAGCCTGGAGGAGTCCGGGAAGGTGTTCGACGGGACGGCGCACCGCAGCCTCATCGCCTGGACGGCGATGATCGCCGCAAACGCGAAGCACGGGAGCTACGACGCCGTCATGGGTCTATTCGACGACATGGTGCGCTCCGGCGTGGACCCGGACGGCGTTGTGCTCCTCTCGGTCCTCACGGCTTGCCGCTACAAAGGGGAGGTCGGCACCGGCAAGGAGATATTCGACTCGATGGCCGCCGAGCACTGCGTCGAGCCCTGGCCGGAGCACTACGCGTGCGTCGTCGACATGCTAGGCCGAGCGGGGAGGCTAGAGGAGGCCGAGGAGCTCATGATGCAGATGCCGTCCGGACCGAGCATCTCGGCTCTGCAGAGCTTGCTGGGAGCCTGCCGGATCCATGGCAACGCTGACATGGCCGAGAGGGTCGCTGACGTGCTGACAGAGTCAGAGCCAGCGGAGTCCGGCGCCTACGTGCTGCTGTCCAACATCTACGCCGAGAAGGGGGATTGGGGAGGCGTGGCAAAGGTGAGAAGGCAGATGAGGGAGAGGGGCGTGAGGAAGGAGATCGGGTTCAGCTGGGTGGACTTCGGCGCCGGCACCGGCGAGTCCACACATCTGCACAAGTTCTCGTCCGACGACACGACGCATCCACGGACGGAAGAGATATACAGGGTGGCCGAGGGGTTAGGCTGGGAGATGAAACTTTTGAAGGACCATTTGCGCATGGAAACAGAAAGCGTTTCTTGA
- the LOC119362513 gene encoding cysteine-tryptophan domain-containing zinc finger protein 7-like has product MLSVRRRQEDAGGAAGMADHAELEEGEAYGDDMPPFDDPDVTLAYIDEKLQNVLGHFQKDFEGGVSAENLGSKFGGYGSFLPTYQRSPLLPHTRTPPKVANASSRSPYHQSTEDVSQNPPAMAVPSVSQNNGSVAPFSGDSIKKERCESTASKRGSGTHDPSNGPSKSSDQNRFKVRIKVGSDNVLARNNAAIYSGLGLDISSPSSVEESPDGHGGLSPEFSNVQLESPRTILQIMTCFSVPGGYLLSPLHGSLLQLTKKVVPSLKKWETSLEIENAQEAYEGHVVKKMKSDGKKKKPTDVKRSNNRNDVSAFMKNEIDVETLAGQKIASEALSIPSSPRGMDANSNCQFEEEATGKSLERNKDDRLKEWAVNSNSKTIKAETGKEETTDCLASGGFGSSELELSAAKRELKPVTEKTALTLEEMNTTSDTDFLLDRKHERKIKPESKSNASVVNFEENAVIDEKAPAVCRSMEKVTSKEASLYDTNVKNNTKSDAKRIHREQKKNAPTSSDLLDVDKGARSSGGVKERKNDSHSKSSHSGKKPKAKPHRDVRDSLPDGSHGSREQDILENGVGLGELQPKEKYWIKRDSDLAGASKREISSSAKHDRHTASEEQKMHVPPSSVSTANAAPALQAPVVIEEHWVQCDICQKWRLLPYESDPDTLPKEWKCSMQLWLPGMNRCDVGEEETTNALNALYVIPPPANGIPSVGHPHAASSGLATANTFSINGHAEQSRKRKSFPGDGSALVDSSHPTQASAYSTITQPPPRVRSTADTNHYPSERDSVSKSVDVSTEKKKSKSKNRGSYSDGGDLVERSKKHSKGKGKREMDYGEYKASKKVKKEERHRSSRDRNPECDLASGDVPDEAKAFLAKAKSLGEKGDISSLKQKSVARSDRLEKSKRDKDDDIALPEDRNKEQYQTSDVQRSDVSSKKRIVKEWEESQHSSIAQVSRGTTVNHSSAAKETHKDQNLKETKSKPIKSEELYSTTDSKLGKGLHSNQISSYYGGHVNNELVEDSTHFAGKRGPSEVLDKRSSEHALDLAGAASSDVPTTAIASSSSKASGSQKKKNNSQVAKTSPIESVSSSPPRNSNIDKFSQNRIVEKDGPMNANPGTMPSSVKYLNTEVDIVDNVRQAKKSKESLLASEPVLHGSSQGNSDKDDELVQSTQGHASERFSLRKGLDDDQQHASGRKDSTVNGSSTARGYNHLHSGDKNNLRTDGSLVQPRTAASGSKGDLIASESKKTAAPIQDRNGLTHCALDGNPKPEVPSGKDKSYPKSNKQDMEKPKAQIAPSPLKETHSTPVKSNASKLTPQSRRSSDENGGQQRVAKQGTSNPTDGKDGNSTAYALKEARDLKHKANRLKKEGKELESTRLYFEAALKFLHVASLLEPPGIDGLKQGDAAQSMYSDTAKLCNFVGHEYERCKKMAAAALAYKCVEVAYLKAAYYKYPIASKDRQVLQAVVQTTPGESPSSSASDIDNLNNNGLSKMAPSNKDANSPQVAGNHLLLAVRNQPHLTRLLAYTNDVNSAFEATRKSQMAIASAAGNHEKGVDGLSSVKTVLDFNFRSVNDLLRLVRISMESISC; this is encoded by the exons ATGCTGTCCGTGCGGAGGCGGCAGGAGGATGCTGGCGGCGCCGCCGGCATGGCGGACCACGCCGAGCTGGAGGAGGGGGAGGCCTACGGCGACGACATGCCCCCCTTCGACGACCCCGACGTCACCCTCGCTTATATT GATGAAAAACTACAAAATGTACTAGGCCATTTTCAAAAGGACTTTGAAGGAGGCGTTTCTGCAGAGAATCTAG GATCAAAATTTGGTGGATATGGCTCATTTTTGCCAACCTACCAGCGTTCCCCCCTTCTGCCCCACACTAGAACGCCACCTAAGGTGGCAAATGCTAGCTCAAGATCTCCTTATCACcagtctactgag GATGTGTCTCAGAACCCTCCGGCTATGGCCGTTCCATCTGTTTCCCAGAATAATGGTTCGGTGGCTCCTTTTTCTGGTGATTCAATTAAAAAGGAAAGATGCGAAAGCACAGCGTCTAAAAGGGGCTCTGGCACCCATGATCCTTCAAATGGCCCATCTAAGTCTAGCGACCAGAATAGATTTAAAGTACGGATAAAAGTTGGTTCCGACAATGTCTTGGCAAGAAATAATGCAGCTATTTACAGTGGTTTGGGCCTTGACATTTCTTCACCTTCATCCGTGGAGGAAAGCCCTGATGGCCACGGGGGCCTCTCCCCGGAATTTAGCAATGTGCAACTTGAATCTCCCCGGACCATTCTTCAG ATCATGACATGCTTTTCAGTTCCTGGAGGGTACTTGTTATCCCCTCTTCATGGCAGTTTGTTGCAACTGACAAAGAAGGTTGTTCCTTCATTGAAGAAATGGGAAACAAGCTTGGAGATAGAAAATGCACAGGAAGCATATGAAGGGCATGTGGTTAAGAAAATGAAGTCTGATGGTAAGAAAAAGAAACCCACAGATGTGAAGAGGTCAAATAACAGAAACGATGTCAGTGCATTTATGAAAAATGAGATCGATGTAGAAACACTTGCTGGCCAGAAGATTGCATCAGAAGCTCTCAGCATACCGTCTAGTCCCAGAGGCATGGATGCAAACAGCAATTGTCAATTTGAAGAAGAAGCAACAGGAAAATCTTTGGAAAGAAACAAAGATGATCGATTGAAAGAATGGGCTGTAAACAGCAACAGCAAGACAATCAAAGCTGAAACTGGCAAAGAGGAGACTACCGACTGTTTAGCAAGTGGTGGTTTTGGCAGCTCAGAATTGGAACTTTCAGCAGCAAAGAGGGAGCTGAAACCTGTGACAGAAAAGACAGCGTTGACTTTAGAAGAGATGAATACAACCAGTGACACAGATTTTCTGTTGGATAGGAAACATGAAAGAAAAATAAAGCCTGAGAGTAAAAGCAATGCTTCTGTCGTTAACTTTGAAGAAAACGCAGTTATAGATGAAAAAGCTCCTGCTGTTTGCAGAAGCATGGAGAAGGTTACTAGCAAAGAGGCTTCACTTTATGATACAAATGTGAAAAATAACACCAAGAGTGATGCCAAAAGAATTCACAGGGAACAAAAGAAGAATGCTCCAACATCTTCTGATCTTCTGGATGTTGACAAGGGTGCTCGTTCTTCTGGTGGAGTTAAAGAGAGGAAAAACGATTCTCACTCCAAATCTAGCCActccgggaagaaacccaaagcaaAACCACATAGAGATGTCAGGGACAGTTTGCCTGACGGATCCCATGGATCCAGGGAGCAGGATATATTGGAGAATGGAGTTGGATTGGGAGAGTTGCAGCCAAAGGAAAAATATTGGATCAAAAGGGATTCTGATTTGGCTGGGGCATCAAAGAGGGAGATTTCTTCTAGTGCAAAGCATGACAGACATACAGCTTCTGAGGAGCAGAAGATGCATGTACCTCCATCTTCTGTATCAACTGCAAATGCAGCTCCCGCACTTCAAGCACCTGTCGTGATAGAGGAACATTGGGTACAATGTGATATATGTCAGAAATGGCGTCTCCTACCATATGAGTCGGATCCTGATACTCTTCCAAAGGaatggaaatgtagcatgcaactgTGGCT ACCTGGGATGAATAGGTGCGATGTTGGTGAGGAGGAGACTACAAATGCTCTGAATGCACTATATGTCATTCCACCCCCTGCCAATGGTATTCCTTCAGTTGGTCATCCTCATGCTGCTTCTTCTGGACTGGCAACAGCCAACACGTTCAGTATAAATGGACATGCTGAACAGAGTAGGAAAAGGAAGAGTTTTCCAGGTGATGGAAGTGCTTTGGTTGACAGTTCTCACCCAACACAAGCTTCAGCTTATTCAACGATCACCCAACCCCCTCCTAGAGTTAGAAGTACTGCTGATACTAACCACTATCCTTCTGAGAGAGATTCTGTGAGCAAATCAGTTGACGTTTCCACTGaaaagaagaagtccaagagcaagaaTCGTGGCAGCTATTCTGATGGAG GAGATCTTGTGGAAAGATCCAAGAAGCATTCAAAAGGAAAAGGCAAGAGAGAGATGGATTATGGTGAATACAAAGCTTCTAAGAAAGTTAAAAAGGAGGAGCGGCATCGTTCTAGCAGAGACCGGAACCCTGAATGTGATTTAGCTAGTGGAGACGTTCCTGATGAGGCCAAGGCTTTTCTTGCAAAGGCAAAGAGTTTGGGTGAGAAGGGTGATATTTCTTCATTGAAGCAAAAAAGTGTTGCGAGGTCTGATCGTTTGGAGAAGTCCAAGAGAGACAAGGATGACGATATAGCTCTTCCTGAAGATAGGAACAAGGAACAATACCAAACCTCAGATGTACAAAGATCAGACGTTTCTAGCAAGAAGAGGATAGTGAAGGAATGGGAGGAGAGTCAGCATAGTTCAATAGCTCAGGTGAGCAGAGGAACCACAGTGAATCACAGCTCTGCTGCCAAGGAAACCCATAAGGATCAAAACTTAAAGGAAACAAAGTCCAAGCCAATAAAGTCTGAAGAACTGTATTCCACGACGGATTCTAAATTAGGAAAAGGTCTGCACTCTAATCAGATTTCTTCTTATTATGGTGGTCATGTAAACAATGAACTCGTGGAGGATAGCACACACTTTGCTGGTAAAAGAGGTCCATCCGAAGTATTAGATAAGCGATCTTCTGAACATGCTTTGGACTTAGCTGGAGCCGCTTCTAGTGATGTTCCGACCACAGCCATAGCTTCAAGTTCTTCAAAAGCTTCAGGCTctcagaaaaagaaaaataactccCAAGTTGCAAAGACTTCACCGATTGAATCAGTTTCCTCATCACCACCGAGGAACTCTAACATTGATAAGTTCTCCCAGAACAGAATAGTGGAGAAAGATGGGCCTATGAATGCTAACCCAGGCACCATGCCTAGCTCAGTAAAGTATCTAAATACTGAAGTTGATATAGTAGACAATGTTCGGCAGGCTAAGAAGTCCAAGGAGAGCTTGCTTGCAAGTGAACCTGTCTTACATGGCTCTTCACAAGGAAATTCTGACAAAGATGATGAATTAGTTCAGTCAACTCAAGGTCATGCATCTGAAAGGTTTTCATTGAGAAAGGGTTTGGATGATGATCAGCAGCATGCATCTGGGAGAAAGGACTCCACTGTGAATGGCTCCAGCACAGCGAGGGGTTATAACCACCTGCATTCTGGTGATAAAAATAACTTGCGCACTGATGGCTCTTTAGTGCAACCTAGGACTGCAGCTTCGGGCTCGAAAGGAGATTTGATTGCGAGTGAAAGTAAGAAAACTGCAGCTCCTATCCAAGATAGAAATGGATTAACTCATTGTGCTCTGGATGGAAATCCTAAACCAGAGGTGCCATCTGGAAAAGATAAATCTTATCCCAAGAGTAACAAGCAAGATATGGAGAAGCCCAAAGCCCAAATTGCCCCTTCACCTCTGAAAGAAACCCACTCTACTCCAGTAAAATCTAATGCGTCAAAATTGACACCACAGTCAAGGCGAAGCAGTGATGAAAATGGAGGGCAACAGCGTGTTGCCAAACAGGGAACGTCGAATCCTACAGATGGGAAAGATGGTAATTCAACTGCATATGCTCTCAAAGAAGCTCGAGATTTAAAGCACAAGGCTAACCGTTTGAAG AAAGAAGGAAAAGAACTTGAAAGCACAAGGCTCTATTTTGAGGCAGCCTTAAAATTTCTGCATGTAGCATCACTTCTGGAACCTCCTGGTATTGATGGTCTGAAACAAGGCGATGCAGCTCAGAGCATGTATTCTGATACTGCAAAACTCTGCAA CTTTGTTGGTCATGAATATGAAAGGTGCAAGAAGATGGCGGCTGCTGCTTTAGCATATAAATGTGTTGAAGTAGCTTATCTCAAGGCTGCATACTACAAATACCCTATTGCAAGTAAGGACCGGCAGGTGTTGCAGGCAGTTGTACAGACTACACCAG GCGAATCACCATCATCTTCAGCATCAGACATTGATAACTTAAATAACAATGGATTATCTAAGATGGCCCCTTCAAACAAGGATGCTAATTCACCCCAAGTTGCTGGGAACCATTTATTACTGGCCGTTCGCAATCAACCACACCTGACAAGGTTACTAGCTTAC ACAAATGATGTCAATTCTGCCTTTGAGGCAACTCGGAAATCACAGATGGCAATTGCTTCTGCTGCTGGCAACCATGAAAAGGGAGTGGATGGTCTTTCTTCAGTAAAAACAGTTCTGGATTTTAACTTCAGAAGCGTGAATGATCTACTCAGACTTGTGCGGATTTCAATGGAGTCTATCAGCTGCTGA